A region from the Lolium perenne isolate Kyuss_39 chromosome 4, Kyuss_2.0, whole genome shotgun sequence genome encodes:
- the LOC127332265 gene encoding IQ domain-containing protein IQM2, whose product MGILFSCPADDLDPMEEGVLEQSASSGRLRALGSGKLLIQGSLSFKRAQLDDNHSGSLQLETEISIKTADIAAAAPDSPPATVAPLIPRALARVMHADGVPMPGSGAESPKHEAAALRLQKVYKSFRTRRQLADAAVLVEQSWWKLLDFALLKRSSVSFFDIEKQETAVSKWSRARARAAKVGKGLSKDDKAQKMALQHWLEAIDPRHRYGHNLHYYYDCWLNSESKQPFFYWLDVGEGKEINLEAKCSRSKLQNQCIKYLGPKEREDYEVVIEDSKFLYKKSRQIIDSSGGPRDAKWIFVLSTSKSLYVGQKKKGKFQHSSFLAGGATSAAGRLVVENGTLKAIWPHSGHYRPTEENFQEFKSFLKDNLVDLTDVKMSPAEEDEEFWGSLKRIASENEKSEDKTAALEETAPLQTPQVIETTLAETETHKKPVLEELDSTDGTKTGEASTSSHMSETDDLEGGRQAPVPREKILQRINSKKDMKSYQLGKQLSFKWTTGAGPRIGCVRDYPSELQAHALEQMNLSPRCAIGAACSRFASPQRRSFNSIVTRGCENESSTPRGASRSPLQHGIVATAATPEC is encoded by the exons ATGGGCATCCTGTTCTCCTGCCCGGCCGACGACCTCGACCCGATGGAGGAAGGGGTCCTCGAGCAGTCGGCGAGCTCCGGCCGCCTCAGGGCCTTGGGCTCCGGCAAGCTGCTCATACAGGGCTCGCTCAGCTTCAAGCGGGCGCAGCTCGACGACAACCACTCCGGCTCTCTCCAGCTGGAGACCGAGATCTCAATCAAGACCGCCGACATTGCCGCCGCCGCGCCGGACTCTCCCCCCGCCACGGTGGCGCCGCTCATaccgagggcgctcgccagggtgATGCACGCCGACGGCGTGCCGATGCCGGGCTCGGGCGCGGAGAGCCCGAAGCACGAGGCGGCGGCGCTCCGGCTGCAGAAGGTGTACAAGAGCTTCCGGACGCGGCGGCAGCTCGCCGACGCCGCCGTGCTCGTGGAGCAGAGCTGGTGGAAGCTGCTGGACTTCGCGCTCCTCAAGCGCAGCTCCGTCTCCTTCTTCGACATCGAGAAGCAGGAGACGGCCGTGTCCAAGTGGTCAAGGGCGAGGGCCCGTGCTGCCAAG GTTGGAAAGGGACTGTCCAAGGATGACAAGGCGCAGAAGATGGCACTCCAGCATTGGCTCGAAGCG ATTGACCCGCGTCACCGCTACGGCCACAACCTTCACTACTACTACGATTGCTGGCTCAACAGTGAGAGCAAGCAGCCTTTCTTCTACTG GCTTGATGTTGGGGAAGGTAAAGAGATCAATCTTGAAGCCAAGTGCTCACGATCCAAGCTTCAGAACCAGTGCATCAAATACCTCGGTCCG AAGGAAAGAGAGGACTACGAAGTCGTAATTGAGGATAGCAAGTTCTTGTACAAGAAGAGCCGGCAAATCATCGACTCGTCTGGCGGACCGAGGGATGCAAAGTGGATATTTGTTCTTAGCACATCTAAGAGTCTGTATGTTGGCCAG AAGAAGAAAGGCAAATTTCAGCATTCTAGCTTTCTTGCTGGGGGAGCTACTTCTGCTGCTGGGCGATTGGTTGTTGAAAATGGTACTCTGAAG GCTATTTGGCCTCACAGTGGTCACTACCGCCCGACAGAGGAGAATTTCCAGGAGTTTAAGAGCTTCCTGAAGGACAACTTGGTTGATCTAACCGATGTTAAG ATGAGCCCagctgaggaggatgaggagttCTGGGGTAGCCTCAAAAGAATTGCTTCAGAGAATGAGAAATCTGAAGATAAAACTGCTGCACTTGAAGAAACCGCCCCTCTTCAGACACCTCAAGTTATCGAAACAACATTGGCAGAGACTGAAACACACAAGAAACCAGTATTGGAAGAGCTGGATTCAACAGACGGCACCAAAACCGGTGAAGCCTCTACTAGCAGCCACATGTCTGAAACTGATGATCTGGAAGGGGGTCGGCAGGCACCTGTGCCGCGCGAGAAGATCCTTCAGAGGATCAACTCAAAGAAGGATATGAAATCATACCAGCTAGGAAAGCAACTGTCTTTCAAGTGGACAACCGGGGCAGGTCCTCGGATTGGGTGCGTCCGCGACTACCCGTCAGAGCTCCAGGCGCACGCACTGGAGCAGATGAACTTGTCACCAAGGTGCGCCATCGGAGCTGCCTGCTCTCGGTTCGCTTCACCTCAGAGGCGAAGCTTCAATAGCATTGTGACAAGGGGGTGCGAGAATGAGTCGTCCACACCGAGAGGAGCGTCCCGATCACCTCTGCAACATGGAATAGTTGCAACTGCGGCTACACCTGAGTGCTAA
- the LOC127332264 gene encoding uncharacterized protein, protein MAAQLRIDSDSTGGVHDYGGNALVFSVLHDLLGAAAFLASHPLHAAYVLFFSRYLLWLASFFCPLLVSTSLLLAVLVTAAPHVTTGWPGVSSLGRTCGIAVAALCAELRPDGGGVSLVGQLCSFVLGPADVAAVLRVGEIMGELCDTGAGSCFLLEEKTFFLSGTQDEEGIRVTLQSPIGEEIFLEHGDFYEDVFKDEIEDKNVVSEDLKGPVSSPSSSEHCCQSETLFVKEIEEQEKSIKVQSISLSVIDGGVGGGVEEKRLECDPVPVETKKCEWPKSHSSISRRIRQWEDVTSGNLKRVPDDTLEMIPVDNSLEKASFKDVKVIIQLETESCNKEDGVNQLAQEIVSFGESDQTEKESCNKKFSDLAQEIVSVGESDRPEKESCNKTFSDLAQEIASVGESYRKQPEQEFVDVKELLQSKTEKCSKELKPEENAPIEQTQEEMQEQNVQPEPELQEQSHMDTQDEQDFQDVEPLKELGDQEHKDADEVSETLQDDAREENPLKSTSIARRVHTRISSESLVGEASPGKEKEWKRTLACKLYEERIQLKLLRDRAVVGACSDDMDMLWEAYETGGGSSATAGDTKRGGSKAKRGNAQDELVDEGESEEDEDVDDEGTVRQLCCLQALKFSTRKMNFGGGKPSLAKISKVLKRMTALSRVGSRRNVKG, encoded by the coding sequence ATGGCCGCACAGCTGCGCATCGACAGCGACAGCACCGGAGGAGTCCACGACTACGGCGGCAATGCGCTGGTGTTCTCGGTCCTCCACGACCTGCTCGGCGCCGCGGCCTTCCTCGCCTCACACCCGCTCCACGCCGCCTACGTCCTCTTCTTCTCCCGCTACCTCCTCTGGCTGGCCTCCTTCTTCTGCCCGCTCCTCGTCTCCACGTCTCTGCTCCTGGCTGTGCTCGTCACCGCCGCCCCGCACGTCACGACGGGGTGGCCGGGGGTGAGCTCTCTGGGGAGGACCTGCGGCATTGCCGTCGCCGCGCTCTGCGCCGAGCTCCGGCCGGACGGCGGAGGCGTCAGCCTGGTTGGGCAGCTCTGCTCCTTCGTTCTCGGCCCAGCTGACGTCGCCGCGGTTCTCCGTGTCGGCGAGATCATGGGTGAGCTGTGTGACACCGGTGCTGGTTCTTGCTTTCTCTTGGAAGAGAAGACCTTCTTCTTGTCAGGTACCCAAGACGAAGAGGGCATCAGGGTCACATTGCAGAGTCCAATTGGAGAAGAGATCTTCTTGGAACATGGGGATTTTTATGAAGATGTCTTCAAGGATGAAATTGAGGACAAAAATGTAGTTTCTGAGGATCTCAAGGGTCCtgtctcttctccttcttcttcagaGCATTGCTGTCAAAGTGAGACATTATTCGTCAAAGAAATAGAAGAGCAGGAGAAAAGCATCAAGGTACAGAGTATAAGTTTGTCAGTGATAGATGGTGGAGTCGgtggtggggttgaggagaagAGATTGGAGTGTGATCCTGTGCCGGTGGAGACGAAGAAATGTGAGTGGCCCAAGTCACATTCCTCGATTTCTCGGCGAATAAGACAGTGGGAAGACGTGACATCTGGCAATTTGAAGCGAGTTCCTGATGACACCCTTGAGATGATTCCGGTGGATAACAGTCTGGAGAAGGCCTCATTTAAGGATGTGAAGGTAATCATACAATTGGAGACCGAATCTTGCAACAAAGAAGACGGTGTAAACCAACTTGCTCAAGAGATTGTTTCTTTTGGAGAATCTGACCAGACAGAGAAAGAATCTTGCAACAAAAAATTCAGTGACCTTGCTCAAGAGATTGTTTCTGTTGGAGAATCTGACCGGCCAGAGAAGGAATCTTGCAACAAAACATTCAGCGACCTTGCTCAAGAGATTGCTTCCGTCGGAGAATCTTACAGAAAACAGCCAGAGCAGGAATTTGTAGATGTCAAGGAATTGTTGCAGTCGAAGACCGAAAAATGCAGCAAAGAACTGAAACCTGAAGAAAACGCCCCCATTGAGCAAACCCAAGAAGAAATGCAAGAACAGAATGTGCAGCCAGAACCAGAATTGCAAGAGCAGAGCCACATGGACACCCAGGATGAACAAGACTTCCAAGATGTGGAACCTCTGAAAGAGTTAGGCGATCAGGAGCACAAGGATGCGGATGAAGTATCTGAAACCCTGCAGGATGATGCCAGGGAGGAGAATCCCCTGAAGTCGACGTCCATCGCTCGGCGCGTGCACACACGAATCTCGTCGGAGAGCCTCGTCGGTGAGGCGTCACCCGGCAAGGAGAAGGAATGGAAGAGGACGCTGGCGTGCAAACTCTACGAGGAAAGGATCCAGCTCAAGCTCCTCCGCGACCGCGCCGTCGTCGGGGCATGCAGTGACGACATGGACATGCTCTGGGAGGCCTACGAGACAGGCGGGGGAAGCAGCGCCACTGCCGGCGACACGAAGCGTGGCGGCAGCAAGGCGAAAAGGGGGAACGCGCAAGACGAACTCGTGGACGAAGGTGAGTCGGAGGAGGATGAAGATGTCGACGATGAAGGTACAGTGAGGCAGCTGTGCTGCCTTCAGGCTCTCAAGTTCTCCACGAGGAAGATGAACTTCGGAGGTGGCAAACCGAGCCTGGCCAAGATCTCCAAGGTCCTCAAGAGGATGACCGCGCTTTCGAGGGTCGGATCACGGCGTAACGTGAAGGGGTGA